The Pectobacterium sp. A5351 genome contains the following window.
CGCTTTAGTTCCCCGCGCGTGAATACCCGCCATACGCACGGCACCGGCTGCACGCTGTCTGCCGCGTTGGCCGCGCTGCGACCGCGCCACGATAGCTGGAGTGAGACGGTCTACGCCGCGAAGGACTATTTACAGCAGGCATTACAACAGGCCGACACGCTGGAGGTCGGGCACGGCATCGGCCCCGTTCATCACTTCCACCGCTGGTGGTAAAACGCACATGCAGCTTGAAGTATGGCAGGTATAAGTAAATTGACTTGTACTTTACGTGACATATTTGCCAGTAATTTCAAACTAAATTAAGCGTATTTGGGCGTGACAGTGCGGGGGCATCCGGTTACTTTGCAGTGAATTCTTGGCGTTAATGTGAAATAGGATGTGGGGATAATATATGGCAGGTTCTGCTCGCAGTGCGATGGCTGCCAAGGCGCTTCAGACGATACTCAATATCGGCCTGCTGGTGCTGGCGACCATTCTGGTGATTTTTTTGGTCAAGGAAACGTTTCATCTGGCGAAAGTGTTGCTGATCTCCAACGAGAAAGATTCCTCCTATCAACTGATAGAAGGCATTGTGATCTATTTCCTGTATTTTGAATTCATTGCGCTGATCGTGAAGTATTTTCAGTCCGGCTATCACTTCCCGCTGCGCTATTTTATCTACATCGGCATTACGGCCATCATTCGCCTGATTATTGTCGATCACAAAAGCCCATCGGATACGCTGATTTATTCCGCGGCGATTCTGCTGCTTGTGGTAACACTGTATCTGGCAAACAGTAATCGCCTGAAACGGGAATAGTTGAAACAGGAATAATCGAAATTCGCCGCTATTCCAGCAGCGAGCA
Protein-coding sequences here:
- the psiE gene encoding phosphate-starvation-inducible protein PsiE yields the protein MAGSARSAMAAKALQTILNIGLLVLATILVIFLVKETFHLAKVLLISNEKDSSYQLIEGIVIYFLYFEFIALIVKYFQSGYHFPLRYFIYIGITAIIRLIIVDHKSPSDTLIYSAAILLLVVTLYLANSNRLKRE